The Bacillus sp. B-jedd sequence CAAGTGCAGGTGCGCTTGGATTTAAGGGTTCCCGTAAATCCACTCCATACGCTGCGCAAATGGCTGCTGAAACTGCTGCCAAAACATCTATGGAACATGGTTTGAAAACACTTGAAGTTACTGTAAAAGGACCTGGCGCAGGCCGTGAAGCTGCCATCCGTGCCCTTCAGGCTGCAGGACTTGAAGTAACAGCAATCAAAGACGTAACTCCAGTTCCGCATAATGGTTGCCGTCCGCCAAAACGCCGCCGTGTTTAATTTTTCTGTATAGAATTTGTATCCATGTCTATAATGGGATATGATACTAATTTCGTTCATGCAGATTCAATATTCCAGTTGTTGTGCACAAACAGGGACGAATACATGGGGGAATTTCGGTTAGGCAAAGGCCGGCCGGGTTTTCGACGTTTTGAAGGAGGGTATATTTGATGATCGAAATAGAAAAACCAAAAATCGAAACGGTTGAGATCAGCGATGATGCCAAATACGGAAAGTTCGTCGTAGAGCCACTTGAGCGTGGATATGGTACAACTCTGGGTAACTCCTTACGTCGTATCCTACTATCTTCACTCCCAGGTGCCGCAGTCACATCGATTCAGGTCGATGGTGTACTTCATGAGTTTTCAACAATTGAAGGTGTCGTTGAGGATGTTACATCCATCATCTTGAACATTAAGAAAATCGCACTAAAAATATACTCCGATGAAGAAAAAACGCTTGAAATCGATGTACAGGGCGAAGGCGGGGTAAAGGCTTCCGATATCACCCATGACAGTGATGTTGAAATTCTTAACCCAGATTTGCATATTGCTACATTAGGTTCAAACGGACATCTTCGTATGCGTTTGACTGCTAGGCGGGGACGCGGCTATACGCCAGCTGACCAGAACAAGAGGGAAGATCAGCCAATCGGCGTGATTCCGATTGACTCTATCTACACTCCGGTTTCCCGTGTTTCCTACCAGGTGGAAAATACACGTGTTGGCCAAATGACCAACTACGATAAATTGACCCTGGATGTATGGACAGACGGCAGCACAGGCCCACAGGAAGCCATTGCATTTGGAGCGAAGATTTTGACCGAGCATTTGAATATCTTTGTTGGCTTGACCGATGAAGCGCAAAATGCTGAAATCATGATTGAAAAAGAAGAAGACCAAAAAGAAAAAGTCCTCGAAATGACGATTGAAGAACTTGACCTGTCGGTTCGTTCTTATAACTGTCTGAAGCGCGCGGGAATCAACACTGTCCAGGAGCTTGCCAACAAGACCGAAGAAGACATGATGAAAGTACGCAACCTAGGCCGTAAATCACTTGAGGAAGTAAAAGCGAAACTCGAAGAGCTAGGTTTAGGCCTGCGCAAGGATGACTAGTTTATCCGGCAACAGCCAACCACAGCCTTAACTGACTTCAACAAAGGAGGGAACCCTTCATGGCATACAGAAAATTAGGCCGCACAAGCGCCCAGCGTAAAGCGATGCTTCGTGACCTTACAACTGACCTAATTATTAATGAACGTATCCAGACAACTGAAACACGTGCGAAGGAATTGCGTTCTGTTGTAGAAAAAATGATCACTCTCGGAAAGCGCGGAGACTTGCATGCACGCCGCCAGGCAGCATCTTACATCCGCAACGAAGTAGCTGATGCTGAAAACAACACAGATGCACTGCAGAAGTTGTTTGCTGACATCGCTCCTCGTTACGAAGAGCGTCAGGGTGGATACACTCGCATTATGAAAATTGGTCCTCGCCGCGGCGACGGTGCACCAATGGTCATCATTGAGCTAGTATAATAACACCGCAATCAAGGCAAGGGACAGTTCCATGAAACTTGTTTCTTGCCTTTTTTAAAAGAAAAGCGGAAGTGGCCGTTTAGCGCCGTATGGACTGGAGGGCTCCGATCGAGATAAAGGAAACACGATGAACGAAGTGAATCGATGTTGACTTATCGTAAGGAGGAGACCGAAGTACACTAGGCGCTGGCCACTGGAGCTGGACAATGAAAAGCGAAGGTGCCTGGTCAGCCCTGACAAGCGCTGGAGGGCCCGAAGGAGAAGTCGTTCTTTGACTTCACCTTCGGGACCGAAGCGACCTCGAGGGGCTAGGCACCGCAGCTGGACACAAGAAAAGCGTAGGCGCCACGGCGCCAGCTTGACAGTTAAATAGGTAAACCGAACAAGCCAAAAAGAGCGTTACGATGGGCAGGAATATCGTTTTTCGATAACCGGCCAGCAGGATTAACACCATAGAGAATTCGGAGGATGGCAGTCTTCCGTTGTATCATCTGCCTTCCTTTCCTGTCCCGTCTAGCTCATGCACCCCTCCCGTTTCTTACAAAGAAACCCTGTTTTCATCAGATTGGCAAATCTGTAGGGGGGCGGGGTGCAGGCTTTTTTTGCATTACAGGACTTTTATGAACGAGAAGAGAAGAGATAAGATGAGCCGAGGGGAGGATGGCGAGAATGAAGAAAGAGATTATCAGTCTAGCTGATATTTCATTCCAATACGTTTCCAGTGACCGATATGCGGTCCAAAATGTCAGTTTCAATGTTTATGAAGGGGAATGGCTCGCAATCGTTGGCCATAATGGTTCAGGTAAATCGACGCTTGCAAGGCTACTGAATGGCCTCCAATATCCTCAGCAGGGGACTATTCATATTGATGGCATTCCGCTAAATGAGAAGACAGTTTGGGATATCCGCAGAAAGCTGGGAATGGTTTTTCAAAATCCGGATAATCAATTCGTTGGCACAACTGTAAAAGATGATGTGGCTTTTGGTTTGGAAAACAACGGCATTCCGCAAGAGGAAATGGCCGTCAGGGTACCGGAAGCATTGGCGAAGGTTAAGATGGAAAAGTTTCTTAATCAAGAGCCGCACCATCTGTCCGGAGGGCAGAAACAGCGAGTCGCGATTGCAGGCGTTCTGGCACTTAAGCCTTCTATCATCATTTTGGATGAAGCGACATCGATGCTCGACCCGCGAGGTAGGGAAGAGGTTCTTGAAACGGTGAGGCTGCTGAAGGAAGAAGCCTCTCTGACGGTGATCTCCATTACACATGACCTTGACGAGGCCGCGAAGGCGGACCGGATCATTGTCATGAACAAGGGAAGGCTCTACCGGGAAGGAACACCAAATGAAATATTCGCTCTTGATGAAGAGCTTGTTTCATTGGGGCTCGATATTCCTTTTGCGGTCAAAATGGGCAAGGCCTTGACGGAGAAGGGAATAAATCTTTCTAAACATTATTTGTCTGAAGAAGAGTTGGTGAGGGAACTATGGACATATCACTCAAAGATGTAGGATATAAATACCAGGCGGGTACGCCTTTTGAAAGGGTGGCCGTCAGTGATGTCTCCATCGAAATCCCAACGGGCACTTACTTGGCGATTATAGGCCATACGGGATCAGGGAAATCGACCGTTCTTCAGCATTTGAATGGACTTCTGCAGCCCACATCGGGAAGCGTCACAATTGGCGGCAGGGAATTAAGGGCAGGAAAGAAAGAGAAAAACTTGAAGTCTGTCCGCCAAAAAGTCGGGATTGTCTTTCAGTTTCCGGAGCATCAGCTATTTGAGGAAACTGTTGAAAAGGATGTTAGCTTCGGGCCGATGAACTTCGGCGTGCCGGAAGAGGAAGCAAGGAAACGGGCGCGGATTGCCATTGGACAAGTCGGACTTGGGGAGGAAGTATTGCAAAAGTCCCCTTTTGATTTGTCAGGCGGCCAAATGCGCCGCGTCGCGATCGCAGGGGTCCTGGCAATGGAGCCTGAAGTGATAGTCCTTGATGAACCGACTGCGGGGCTTGACCCTCGTGGAAGGAAAGAAATCATGGACATGTTTTACGAGCTTCATAAAGAACAGGGACTCTCGACCGTTCTCGTGACACACAGCATGGAAGACGCGGCCAGGTATGCGGATAAAATCGCGATTTTGCAGGAGGGCAGGACGGTTAAAACCGGCACTCCCGAAGAAATCTTCTCCAATCCGTCCGAGCTGGTCTCGCTTGGCCTGGATGTACCTGAAGCGGTCAGGTTCCAGCTGAAATGGGAAGAGAAGATGGGCGCCAGACTGGACAGGACATATTTGACGATTGAAGACTTGTCCGAGGCGATAGCCCGCTATAAAGGGGGTGGGCGGCCATGATGGAAAAGATGATATTCGGACGCTATGTCCCTGCGGATTCACTAATCCATAGAATGGACCCGCGCTCAAAGCTAATTCTCGTTTTTGCTTTCGTCTGTATTGTCTTTATCGCAAATAATATTTTCACCTATGCCCTGCTCGGTGTTTACACCTTTTATCTGCTCAGCCTGTCACGGATTCCAATCCGATTTCTGTTGGAAGGACTTAAGCCCATTCTGTTTCTCGTCGTCTTTACCTTATTGCTCCACCTGTTCCTAACGAAGGAAGGCGATGTGGTCGTCGACCTCGGGTTTATGAAAATTTATGAAGAAGGAATTAGACAAGGGATTTTCATTTCGATGAGGTTCTTTTTCCTGATTCTTGTCACTTCACTTCTGACATTGACAACAACGCCGATTGAGATTACCGACGGTCTTGAAATCCTTTTGAACCCATTAAAAAAGATAAAGTTTCCGGTGCACGAAATGGCGCTGATGATGTCGATTTCCCTCAGGTTCATTCCGACACTTATGCAGGAAACTGACAAAATTATGAAAGCCCAGAGTGCCAGGGGCGTTGAATTTGCCAGCGGACCGATTAAAGATCGTGTTAAAGCAATCATTCCATTATTAATTCCGTTGTTTGTCAGCTCGTTCAAGCGTGCTGAGGATCTTGCGACCGCAATGGAGGCGCGCGGCTACCGGGGCGGTGAAGGGCGGACCCGTTTCCGACAGCTGCACTGGGGGACAGCCGACACCATACAGCTCGTCTTGCTACTGGTGCTGGCTGTTGTTCTCGTATTCCTGCGGTCTTAAGGGAGGATATCATGCAACGGTATAAATGTATTATTTCGTATGATGGGACAGGTTTTGCCGGCTATCAGGTCCAGCCTGGCAAGCGGACGGTCCAGGGCGAGTTGGAAGCGGTCCTGTCCAAGCTTCATAAAGGAACGCAGGTCAAAGTGACCGCTTCAGGCCGGACCGATTCTGGCGTCCATGCAAGGGGCCAGGTCATCCACTTCGATTCGCCGCTTTCTATACCTGAAGAGCGGTGGCCAATTGCTTTGAACTCAATGCTCAGCGGGGAAATATCGATTCTATCCGTCGAGAAGGCGAACAGTGGCTTCCATGCCAGATTCGATGCAGCGGGAAAGGAGTATCGCTACATCCTTTATTTAGGCAAAAACCGGGACCCGTTTATGCGGAATTACGCCTTCCATTATCCCTACCCGCTTGGTCTTAAGGCAATGGAAGAAGCGGCAGGCTATTTGTCCGGGACTCATGACTTCTCCAGCTTTTGCGCATCGGGAACTGAAGTGATCGATAAGGTCAGGACGATCGAGGAAATTTCTTTTGCAAAAATAGAAGAAACCCTTGAACTGAGGTTCAAGGGAACTGGATTTTTATACAATATGGTCAGAATCCTGACAGGTACACTCATCGAGGTTGGGGCGGGGGCAAGAAAGGCTGGAGAAATCCCTGGCCTGATCCTTGCCAGGGATAGGACACTTGCGGGCAAAACCGCACCGGCCCACGGTTTGTATTTATGGGAAGTATTTTATGGAGATACCGAAAAAAAGTAAAAACAACTAAACCTGGTGTACAATATTTTCTTGACATTGGGGCTCTAAGCATTTAATATATCATATGTGTGTATTTTAATCCCACGATAAAGCCCCGGAAAGTCTTCATCGTGATTAGAAATATATGAACATGACCTTGACACGCGCAGAGAAAAGCCCAGGACCGCTCCCGGAACAGAGTGAGTCCCCAGAGCCGAATGATGCGCGAACTAACTTTTTTTGATCTAACTAGGAGGGAAACCCATGCGTACAACGTTTATGGCGAATGCCAATACTATCGAGCGTAAATGGTACGTAGTTGATGCTGAAGGCAAAACTCTTGGACGCCTTGCTTCCGAGGTTGCAGCAATTCTACGTGGAAAAAATAAACCAACATTCACACCGCATGTTGACACTGGTGACAATGTCATCATCTTGAATGCATCTAAAGTAACTCTTACAGGCAACAAGCTGCATGACAAGATTTACTACCGCCACACCAACCACCCAGGCGGCCTTAAGCAAAGGACTGCACTTGAAATGCGCACGAACTATGCTGAGAAAATGATCGAGCTTGCGATTAAAGGCATGCTTCCAAAGAATTCTCTTGGCCGTCAAATGTTCAAAAAGCTGCACGTTTATGCAGGCAGCGAGCATCCGCATCAAGCACAAAAACCAGAAGTTTACGAACTTCGCGGATAATAAAGGGAGGGTATTAACTTGGCACAAGTTCAATATATCGGCACAGGCCGTCGTAAAAGCTCCGTTGCCCGCGTACGTCTCGTACCAGGCAATGGCCAAATTCTAATCAATGATCGTGACATCACTAACTACATTCCATTCGAAGCTCTTCGTGAAGTAGTTAAGCAACCACTTAATGCTACTGAAACTCTTGGCAGCTACAACATCCTTGTAAACGTTAAGGGTGGCGGCTACACTGGCCAAGCTGGCGCTATCCGCCACGGCATTGCCCGCGCATTGCTGCAAGCTGATCCAGAATTCCGTCCAACTCTGAAGCGCGCAGGCCTTCTGACTCGTGACGCACGTATGAAAGAGCGTAAGAAATACGGTCTTAAAGGCGCTCGTCGTGCTCCTCAGTTCTCGAAGCGTTAATTTATCAACATTTAAAGGCTCTTTTCACTTTTGTGGAAAGGGTCTTTTTGTTTGTATGACACTTTTATGGGTGGGGGATGGTTCTATCTAGATTAAGTGTTAGCTAAATGCTTTTCCGCTTTTTTAGATTAAATGATATAATTGTTTTCATGTAAAAATTTTACTAAAGGATAAGGTATGATGAAAAATATTTGGAGAAAGTATCAAGAAATTCCGTTCGTTTTAAAGATGGCTGTAGGTTTCTTGTTAGGGATTATAGTCGGGCTGACATTTAAAACAGATGCGGAAGTATTAAAGCCTTTTGGGACGATCCTCATCCGCCTCTTGAGTCTGATCGCCGTACCGGTAATCTTCCTGACAGTTGTGCAGGCAGTCAATCAAATGAGTATCACGCAGCTGGGCAGAATTGGGTGGAAATTGATTCTCTATTATGCAGCAACAACCGCCGCGGCTGTCTTGATTGGTCTTGGTTTAGCATTATGGTTTAATCCGGGAGCACAGTTAACTTTACCGAACATCCATGTAGAAAAGCCGGAAACGCCGCATTTTGCGGATATAATTCTGCAAATTATTCCGGATAATATGTTCCAAGCCTTTGCGGCTGGAGACACAATGGCCATTATGTTCCTTGCGGTAATTGTAGGCTTGGCTATTTCCTCAATGAAATTTTCAACTGATCAGAAAATGCAGGAATATGGAAACCTTCTTGATCGGTTTTTTACAGCATTTAATGAAATGTTATATAAGATTTTAAAAGGGGTCCTGGCTTACACGCCAATCGGTGTTTTTGCAATAGGTGCCAATGCCTTTGGTCATCAGGGCTGGGGGGCGCTATATTCCCTTCTTACGTTTATTGGTGTCTTTTATCTAGGTATTTTCTTGCTTTGGACAGTGGTCTATTCCGGCTTTTTGAAGTTAAGCGGTACACCTGTACTTAATTTCTTCAAACAAACAAAAGAGGCGTATACAACGGCATTTTTCACATCCAGCAGTATTGCATCGCTGCCTATAGCGATTAATGCAGCAAAAAAAGCGGGAATTTCAGAAAGAACAGCGAATTTTGCATTACCTCTAGGGGCGATTTTTAACTCGGATGGTGGCGCATTGCGAATGGGGGTTTCGATTGTATTCGCAGCCAATGTTACTAATTTCCAGCTATCACTATCTGACTTTTTTATCATTATCCTTATTGGTACGCTCCTATCGATCGGGACAGCAGGAGTTCCTGCGGCAGGGTTAGTTACATTATCAGCGGTTCTGACAATGTTTGGGTTGCCGTTAGAGATTGTTGCGCTGATTGCAGGTGTCGATGCGATTATTGGAATGGGCGGAACAGCCTCAAATGTTATTGGTGATATAGTAGGTGCCGCAGTTGTTGACAGGTCGGAACAAAAGCAAGTCCAGACCTCGCCGGCCCATTAAGAATACTAGTTGTGATTTTCGGGTGGTTTCCCCTGCTTTGGTTAAATTCTGCCGGAGGGGATTCCACCCTGTTTTTTTTATCCTTCCCAAAATGCCTTGCTGTCTTAAATTAGCATAGGCTCTAAATTGACTAATCTGCTTTTATAAGTATTACCGAGTCCTTTATCAAACCCTGAATAAATTTAAATTGCCTTAGGCGGTTGGCAGCAGTCTCATCTTTCTAATTGATTGTAAAACTGGAAAAGGATTCAGAGAAGGAATCTGTATTCTCCCCGCATTGCAGTTAAAGACTAGCTGTAAGAGGTGAAAGCAAGTGAATGTCATTACAACCTTTACAGAAAAAAGGCGCGCGAAACAGATTAAATATGAACGTTCGGTCCTTAAGGACATTTCGATAACTGAATTGAAGAAAAAAGTTCAGGAGTACTTTGGCTCCGTCAGGCTTGCAAGCGGTCTTTTTCAAAATTCCGGCATCCAGGAGGCTTGCTATGATGTGGCGCTTGAAGCATTTTTGCTCGGAGCGAATTTTAGCAAGTTTAGCTTTGCCGGAGAGAAGCTTGAAATGATTTTAAGCCGCTGTGAGGCTGAGGAGACCCATTTAATAGATACCTTATACAACTTTCTCCTGTATTGGGGAGCTGGAGATGAAGGGATCTATAGTGAATCCCTGTATCTGTCTTGTGAGCAGTATGTCCGGGCATGGTGGATGGACGGATATGAAAAAGCTCGGCGCCGCCAAAAACTCCGCCTGCACTAAAATAAGTCCCAAATGCACTCCCGCAAGGCAACCTGTGTTCTAAAATCCTTTTACGAGCCATATAGTGAAAGGGAAAAGGACGGGCAGGGGGCTGAGGTAGTGTCGAAACGAAGATTGAAACGGACTGTTTTTGCAGCGGCTCTTATTATGTTATTCATTATTATCCAATATGACTTTTCCGAAAATCACTCCTGGAACACATGGAGTTTGCCCCTATCCGGGAAGGTGATTCTTCTGGACCCCGGCCATGGCGGTGCTGATGGCGGGGCAGGGGTGCGGCCGACTCAGGAGAAAGATATTGCTTTGAATATTTCCTTAAAGCTGCGTGATTTCCTCCAGCAGCAGGGAGCAATAGTCATCATGACCCGGGAAACCGATAAAGATTTGGCACCGGTCGATATGAAAGGCCTTAGTCGCAGAAAGACTGCAGATTTGAAGGAAAGGCTAAAAATGATAAATGAATCGGATGCAGACCTCTTTGTTAGCGTCCACTTGAATGCCATTCCTTCTCCCCGCTGGAGCGGTGCGCAGACCTTTTATAGCACACATTACAAGGAAAATAAAAAAGCCGCAAAGCTGGTTCAGAAAGAGCTGAGGGTCAACCTTGAAAATACAACAAGAGAAGCGAAGCCGCTGAACAGTGTATACATTCTTCGCAATGCCGAGAAGCCGGGTGTTTTAGTCGAAGTAGGGTTCCTTTCCAATCCAGCCGAAAAGGAAAACCTGGAGCGCGACTCCTATCAGGAAATGGTCGCGGCTTCAATATATAAAGGAATAATTAGATATTTCACAGATTAACAAAGAGGGTGCGCTTGCATCCTCTTTATTTGCGCAAGAGATTTTAAAAAACTGTGAAGGGTGTGCGCCAGTTAACAGCCTGTCCATACCGTATGCTATAATATAAAGACATGCCATGCTTTCAAAGGCAGTTAAAACCAAAACAATAAGGCAGGTGCTCTAGGTGATTACAGAGGCTATTGTACGGGAAACGTTAAGCGGTTTACAGGAGCCATTTTTACATAAATCGCTGGGTGAACTGAATGCAATTGAAGAAATAAAAGTGAAGGAAGAAAAGAACCACGTCAGTGTCAAAATTGCGATTGCCAAGACGGGAACTCCCGAACAGCTGCAGCTTCAGGGCGAAATTGTCAACGCTTTAAAAAGCCGCGGCGCCGCCTCAGTCGGTCTTCGCTTCAGTGAACTTCCCGAGGAAGTCCTTGCTGAGCACCGCGCGGCAATGGCGGAATCCGGAGGACAAGGATTGCTGTCCCCAGGCAGCAAAACGACCTTTATCGCGA is a genomic window containing:
- a CDS encoding energy-coupling factor transporter transmembrane component T family protein: MMEKMIFGRYVPADSLIHRMDPRSKLILVFAFVCIVFIANNIFTYALLGVYTFYLLSLSRIPIRFLLEGLKPILFLVVFTLLLHLFLTKEGDVVVDLGFMKIYEEGIRQGIFISMRFFFLILVTSLLTLTTTPIEITDGLEILLNPLKKIKFPVHEMALMMSISLRFIPTLMQETDKIMKAQSARGVEFASGPIKDRVKAIIPLLIPLFVSSFKRAEDLATAMEARGYRGGEGRTRFRQLHWGTADTIQLVLLLVLAVVLVFLRS
- the rplM gene encoding 50S ribosomal protein L13 — translated: MRTTFMANANTIERKWYVVDAEGKTLGRLASEVAAILRGKNKPTFTPHVDTGDNVIILNASKVTLTGNKLHDKIYYRHTNHPGGLKQRTALEMRTNYAEKMIELAIKGMLPKNSLGRQMFKKLHVYAGSEHPHQAQKPEVYELRG
- the rplQ gene encoding 50S ribosomal protein L17 yields the protein MAYRKLGRTSAQRKAMLRDLTTDLIINERIQTTETRAKELRSVVEKMITLGKRGDLHARRQAASYIRNEVADAENNTDALQKLFADIAPRYEERQGGYTRIMKIGPRRGDGAPMVIIELV
- the cwlD gene encoding N-acetylmuramoyl-L-alanine amidase CwlD, which translates into the protein MLFIIIQYDFSENHSWNTWSLPLSGKVILLDPGHGGADGGAGVRPTQEKDIALNISLKLRDFLQQQGAIVIMTRETDKDLAPVDMKGLSRRKTADLKERLKMINESDADLFVSVHLNAIPSPRWSGAQTFYSTHYKENKKAAKLVQKELRVNLENTTREAKPLNSVYILRNAEKPGVLVEVGFLSNPAEKENLERDSYQEMVAASIYKGIIRYFTD
- the rpsI gene encoding 30S ribosomal protein S9; this encodes MAQVQYIGTGRRKSSVARVRLVPGNGQILINDRDITNYIPFEALREVVKQPLNATETLGSYNILVNVKGGGYTGQAGAIRHGIARALLQADPEFRPTLKRAGLLTRDARMKERKKYGLKGARRAPQFSKR
- a CDS encoding energy-coupling factor ABC transporter ATP-binding protein yields the protein MKKEIISLADISFQYVSSDRYAVQNVSFNVYEGEWLAIVGHNGSGKSTLARLLNGLQYPQQGTIHIDGIPLNEKTVWDIRRKLGMVFQNPDNQFVGTTVKDDVAFGLENNGIPQEEMAVRVPEALAKVKMEKFLNQEPHHLSGGQKQRVAIAGVLALKPSIIILDEATSMLDPRGREEVLETVRLLKEEASLTVISITHDLDEAAKADRIIVMNKGRLYREGTPNEIFALDEELVSLGLDIPFAVKMGKALTEKGINLSKHYLSEEELVRELWTYHSKM
- a CDS encoding dicarboxylate/amino acid:cation symporter; translated protein: MMKNIWRKYQEIPFVLKMAVGFLLGIIVGLTFKTDAEVLKPFGTILIRLLSLIAVPVIFLTVVQAVNQMSITQLGRIGWKLILYYAATTAAAVLIGLGLALWFNPGAQLTLPNIHVEKPETPHFADIILQIIPDNMFQAFAAGDTMAIMFLAVIVGLAISSMKFSTDQKMQEYGNLLDRFFTAFNEMLYKILKGVLAYTPIGVFAIGANAFGHQGWGALYSLLTFIGVFYLGIFLLWTVVYSGFLKLSGTPVLNFFKQTKEAYTTAFFTSSSIASLPIAINAAKKAGISERTANFALPLGAIFNSDGGALRMGVSIVFAANVTNFQLSLSDFFIIILIGTLLSIGTAGVPAAGLVTLSAVLTMFGLPLEIVALIAGVDAIIGMGGTASNVIGDIVGAAVVDRSEQKQVQTSPAH
- a CDS encoding DNA-directed RNA polymerase subunit alpha, translated to MIEIEKPKIETVEISDDAKYGKFVVEPLERGYGTTLGNSLRRILLSSLPGAAVTSIQVDGVLHEFSTIEGVVEDVTSIILNIKKIALKIYSDEEKTLEIDVQGEGGVKASDITHDSDVEILNPDLHIATLGSNGHLRMRLTARRGRGYTPADQNKREDQPIGVIPIDSIYTPVSRVSYQVENTRVGQMTNYDKLTLDVWTDGSTGPQEAIAFGAKILTEHLNIFVGLTDEAQNAEIMIEKEEDQKEKVLEMTIEELDLSVRSYNCLKRAGINTVQELANKTEEDMMKVRNLGRKSLEEVKAKLEELGLGLRKDD
- the rpsK gene encoding 30S ribosomal protein S11; translated protein: MARKTNTRKRRVRKNIEAGVAHIRSTFNNTIVTITDVHGNAISWSSAGALGFKGSRKSTPYAAQMAAETAAKTSMEHGLKTLEVTVKGPGAGREAAIRALQAAGLEVTAIKDVTPVPHNGCRPPKRRRV
- a CDS encoding DUF2521 family protein, with protein sequence MNVITTFTEKRRAKQIKYERSVLKDISITELKKKVQEYFGSVRLASGLFQNSGIQEACYDVALEAFLLGANFSKFSFAGEKLEMILSRCEAEETHLIDTLYNFLLYWGAGDEGIYSESLYLSCEQYVRAWWMDGYEKARRRQKLRLH
- the truA gene encoding tRNA pseudouridine(38-40) synthase TruA, whose product is MQRYKCIISYDGTGFAGYQVQPGKRTVQGELEAVLSKLHKGTQVKVTASGRTDSGVHARGQVIHFDSPLSIPEERWPIALNSMLSGEISILSVEKANSGFHARFDAAGKEYRYILYLGKNRDPFMRNYAFHYPYPLGLKAMEEAAGYLSGTHDFSSFCASGTEVIDKVRTIEEISFAKIEETLELRFKGTGFLYNMVRILTGTLIEVGAGARKAGEIPGLILARDRTLAGKTAPAHGLYLWEVFYGDTEKK
- a CDS encoding energy-coupling factor ABC transporter ATP-binding protein codes for the protein MDISLKDVGYKYQAGTPFERVAVSDVSIEIPTGTYLAIIGHTGSGKSTVLQHLNGLLQPTSGSVTIGGRELRAGKKEKNLKSVRQKVGIVFQFPEHQLFEETVEKDVSFGPMNFGVPEEEARKRARIAIGQVGLGEEVLQKSPFDLSGGQMRRVAIAGVLAMEPEVIVLDEPTAGLDPRGRKEIMDMFYELHKEQGLSTVLVTHSMEDAARYADKIAILQEGRTVKTGTPEEIFSNPSELVSLGLDVPEAVRFQLKWEEKMGARLDRTYLTIEDLSEAIARYKGGGRP